From a region of the Microterricola gilva genome:
- a CDS encoding YhgE/Pip domain-containing protein, translated as MLAVLSPGTELRRFRKGVMPKVAVAVLLFIPLIYGALYLWAFWAPTDELKNLPVALVNEDVGAVNDGERITAGTDVVDNLVEGHDLDWQVTDAADASRGVAAGDYYFSVTIPENFSANAISVGTDTPESATVEVDFNDSNNFLASTLGGSAMTVLRDSVAVELGAQTADALLVGLNDAGDGIRSAADGATTLADGLVTAHDGAGKLIVGLGSLADGAVSLDDGAAQLADGASTLSGGLAALNSGSATLAEKSGELSAGAATLAGGMQAAADGAATLSEKSQQLTGGATALADGTAALAAGTGQVAGSVDQLLAAMQAAPAGTPASAFLPSVQQLQAGASELNTQTGAAAAQVKGYAGLSAQFTAGVGELSGKLTAGAPGAQQLAAGAAQLSDGAGQLASGVSTAASGAGSLSAGAAALSAGTGTLVDGSSQLVAGGSALNDGAAQLADGSRELADKLGEGGDAVPVMSDSDIETKAGVFAEPVVLDQSWQNEAKSFGEGFAPFFIALATFVGALITWLILRALPARALAAGASGIRAVMTGFLPAVAIGLGQVIIMMLVLVYGIGLEPVYWLATSAFIYLATLTFLALQQMFIILLGTAAGRVVSLVLLMLMLSSSGGTYPVETTPEFFQALHPWMPASYVVSGLRELITGGVDSRLWLSVLVLVGILVGSLAISAWSAGKQRMWTVARLHPELSI; from the coding sequence ATGCTCGCTGTTCTCTCGCCAGGCACCGAACTGCGCCGTTTCCGCAAGGGCGTCATGCCCAAGGTCGCCGTCGCCGTGCTGCTGTTCATCCCGCTGATCTACGGCGCCCTCTACCTCTGGGCCTTCTGGGCTCCGACCGACGAGCTGAAGAACCTGCCCGTCGCCCTCGTGAATGAGGACGTCGGCGCGGTCAACGACGGTGAGCGCATCACGGCTGGCACCGACGTCGTCGACAATCTCGTTGAGGGCCACGACCTCGACTGGCAGGTGACGGATGCCGCAGACGCCAGTCGAGGCGTCGCCGCCGGCGACTACTACTTCTCGGTCACGATCCCGGAGAACTTCTCGGCGAACGCGATCTCTGTCGGAACCGACACTCCGGAGTCGGCGACCGTCGAGGTCGACTTCAACGACTCGAACAACTTCCTCGCCTCGACCCTCGGCGGTTCGGCCATGACCGTGCTCCGCGACTCGGTCGCCGTCGAGCTCGGCGCACAGACCGCCGACGCACTGCTCGTCGGCCTCAACGACGCCGGCGACGGCATCCGCTCGGCCGCCGATGGCGCGACGACGCTGGCCGACGGCCTCGTCACCGCCCACGACGGCGCCGGCAAGCTCATCGTCGGGCTCGGCTCCCTGGCCGACGGCGCAGTGAGCCTCGACGACGGTGCCGCCCAGCTGGCGGACGGTGCATCGACGCTGTCCGGCGGCCTGGCCGCGCTGAACTCCGGCTCCGCGACCCTCGCCGAGAAGTCGGGCGAACTCAGCGCAGGCGCGGCCACCCTCGCCGGTGGAATGCAGGCGGCTGCGGACGGCGCGGCGACCCTCTCGGAGAAGTCGCAGCAGCTGACCGGCGGTGCCACGGCGCTCGCCGACGGCACGGCGGCCCTCGCGGCCGGGACCGGCCAGGTGGCCGGCAGCGTCGACCAGCTCCTCGCGGCCATGCAGGCCGCGCCGGCCGGAACCCCAGCCAGCGCGTTCCTGCCGAGCGTGCAGCAGCTGCAGGCAGGCGCGAGCGAGCTCAACACGCAGACCGGCGCCGCAGCGGCGCAGGTCAAGGGCTACGCCGGGCTGAGCGCGCAGTTCACCGCCGGAGTCGGCGAACTCTCCGGCAAGCTGACCGCAGGGGCCCCTGGCGCGCAGCAGCTCGCCGCCGGCGCCGCGCAGCTCTCGGATGGCGCGGGTCAGCTGGCCTCCGGCGTGTCGACCGCGGCATCCGGCGCTGGCAGCCTGAGCGCCGGCGCGGCCGCGCTGAGCGCAGGCACCGGCACGCTCGTCGACGGCAGCAGCCAGCTCGTCGCGGGCGGCTCGGCTCTCAACGATGGCGCGGCGCAGCTCGCCGACGGCAGCCGCGAACTCGCCGACAAGCTCGGCGAGGGCGGCGACGCCGTCCCCGTCATGAGCGACTCCGACATCGAGACGAAGGCCGGCGTGTTCGCCGAGCCCGTCGTGCTTGACCAGAGCTGGCAGAACGAGGCGAAGAGCTTCGGTGAGGGATTCGCCCCGTTCTTCATCGCGCTGGCCACCTTCGTCGGCGCTCTGATCACGTGGTTGATCCTGCGGGCGCTGCCCGCGAGGGCGCTCGCGGCCGGAGCCAGCGGCATCCGTGCCGTCATGACCGGATTCCTGCCGGCCGTCGCGATCGGCCTCGGCCAGGTCATCATCATGATGCTGGTGCTCGTCTACGGGATCGGCCTGGAGCCGGTGTACTGGCTGGCCACCTCGGCGTTCATCTACCTGGCGACGCTGACCTTCCTCGCGCTGCAGCAGATGTTCATCATCCTGCTCGGCACGGCCGCCGGCCGCGTCGTCAGCCTCGTGCTGCTGATGCTCATGCTCAGCTCCTCCGGCGGAACCTACCCGGTCGAGACGACTCCGGAGTTCTTCCAGGCGCTGCACCCGTGGATGCCGGCCTCCTACGTCGTGAGCGGCCTGCGCGAGCTGATCACCGGCGGCGTGGACTCTAGACTGTGGCTTTCGGTGCTGGTGCTCGTCGGCATCCTCGTCGGATCTCTCGCGATCAGCGCGTGGAGTGCAGGCAAGCAGCGGATGTGGACGGTCGCGAGGCTCCACCCGGAACTCTCGATCTAG
- a CDS encoding TetR/AcrR family transcriptional regulator: MVRSSGTKRAILDAALELAATRGITGTTMDDVAERAGVAKGSLYYNFSSKDQLFEALLEEGVGSLADALREARGELVGWAAIEALVAALLDRIAANAALAKLMASEIFRTDRAWQKTLFALRHEALTVFAEAIEQADAAAAASAGTAAPGAGASTIMASSVFGAVLMSGLEWLVFEPERSRDEVAAAILASLSGALAPRPS, encoded by the coding sequence ATGGTTCGCTCCAGTGGAACGAAACGCGCCATTCTCGACGCGGCGCTCGAACTGGCGGCGACCAGGGGCATCACCGGCACAACGATGGATGACGTCGCGGAGCGTGCAGGGGTCGCCAAGGGCAGCCTCTACTACAACTTCAGCTCCAAGGACCAGCTCTTCGAGGCGCTGCTCGAGGAGGGTGTCGGCTCGCTCGCCGACGCCCTCCGCGAGGCGCGCGGCGAGCTGGTCGGCTGGGCGGCGATCGAGGCGCTCGTCGCCGCCCTGCTCGACCGCATCGCGGCGAACGCGGCGCTGGCCAAGCTGATGGCCTCCGAGATCTTCCGCACCGACCGTGCGTGGCAGAAGACGCTGTTCGCGCTGCGGCACGAGGCGCTCACGGTGTTCGCAGAGGCGATCGAGCAGGCGGATGCCGCGGCTGCGGCATCCGCAGGAACCGCAGCGCCGGGCGCCGGCGCGAGCACGATCATGGCCTCGAGCGTGTTCGGCGCAGTGCTGATGTCCGGCCTGGAGTGGCTCGTCTTCGAGCCGGAACGCTCCCGCGACGAGGTCGCGGCCGCGATCCTCGCCTCGCTGAGCGGCGCGCTCGCCCCGCGCCCCAGCTGA
- a CDS encoding DUF3151 family protein, whose translation MTGDDSLGPAEIELPDAPTVREALASANRDEVADLVLRHPESPLAWAELSDIAHADGRVLDAYAYALVAHARAGDALQDAGWQPGDAVPWRLRSNRGVLRAAYALRRSASAIGAHDEADRLGDFLQSVDPTAVGRIEVKYTTTQLLPVITPEMIAAATPPTEVSTGSTTMVIRGED comes from the coding sequence GTGACTGGCGACGACTCGCTTGGCCCTGCCGAGATAGAACTGCCCGATGCGCCGACTGTGCGTGAGGCCTTGGCTTCAGCGAATCGTGACGAGGTCGCAGACCTGGTGCTCCGGCATCCGGAGTCTCCGCTGGCCTGGGCCGAGCTCTCCGACATCGCCCACGCCGACGGCCGGGTGCTTGACGCCTACGCATATGCACTCGTCGCGCACGCCCGCGCAGGCGACGCGCTGCAGGATGCCGGCTGGCAGCCGGGCGATGCCGTTCCGTGGAGACTGCGCTCCAACCGCGGCGTGCTGCGCGCGGCCTATGCTCTTCGCCGCTCGGCCAGTGCGATCGGCGCCCACGACGAGGCCGACCGCCTCGGCGACTTCCTGCAGAGCGTCGACCCGACCGCGGTCGGGCGCATCGAAGTGAAGTACACGACAACCCAACTCTTGCCGGTGATCACACCGGAGATGATTGCGGCAGCGACGCCGCCCACCGAGGTCTCGACAGGCTCGACCACCATGGTCATTCGAGGAGAGGACTAG
- a CDS encoding adenylosuccinate synthase, with translation MPAIVLIGAQWGDEGKGKATDLLGSRVDYVVKFNGGNNAGHTVVVGDEKYALHLLPSGILTANVTPVISNGVVVDIEVLFEELDALSSRGVDVSKLKVSANAHVITQYHRTLDKVTERFLGKRQIGTTGRGIGPSYADKINRVGIRIQDLFDENILRQKVEGALEQKNHLLVKVYNRRAITVDEIVTELLSYAERLRPMVEDTALLLHKALEDDKTVLFEGGQATMLDVDHGTYPFVTSSNATSGGAVTGSGIAPNKIDRVIAVVKAYTTRVGAGPFPTELFDDNGEFLRANGFEFGTTTGRPRRCGWYDAPIARYTARINGVTDFVLTKLDVLTGLPTIPVCVAYDVDGVRFDEVPVSQSDFHHATPIYENFPGWTEDLTGVRSFEELPKNAQDYVLAIEAMSGSRISAIGVGPGRDAIVVRHDLID, from the coding sequence ATGCCAGCAATCGTTTTGATCGGCGCTCAGTGGGGCGACGAGGGCAAGGGCAAGGCGACCGACCTGCTCGGCTCGCGCGTCGACTACGTCGTCAAGTTCAACGGCGGAAACAACGCAGGGCACACGGTGGTCGTCGGTGACGAGAAGTACGCACTGCACCTGCTGCCGTCCGGCATCCTGACCGCGAACGTCACGCCCGTCATCTCCAACGGCGTCGTCGTCGACATCGAGGTCCTGTTCGAGGAACTCGACGCGCTCTCCTCCCGCGGCGTCGACGTCTCCAAGCTCAAGGTGAGCGCCAACGCGCACGTCATCACCCAGTACCACCGCACCCTCGACAAGGTCACGGAGCGCTTCCTCGGCAAGCGTCAGATCGGCACGACCGGGCGCGGCATCGGCCCGAGCTACGCCGACAAAATCAACCGCGTCGGCATCCGCATTCAGGACCTCTTCGACGAGAACATCCTGCGCCAGAAGGTGGAGGGCGCCCTCGAGCAGAAGAACCACCTGCTGGTCAAGGTATACAACCGCCGCGCCATCACCGTCGACGAGATCGTGACCGAGCTGCTCAGCTACGCCGAGCGCCTGCGCCCGATGGTCGAAGACACGGCACTGCTGCTGCACAAGGCGCTCGAGGACGACAAGACCGTGCTGTTCGAGGGCGGCCAGGCCACGATGCTGGATGTCGACCACGGCACCTACCCGTTCGTCACCTCCTCGAACGCGACCTCCGGCGGCGCCGTCACCGGCTCCGGCATCGCGCCGAACAAGATCGACCGCGTGATCGCCGTCGTCAAGGCGTACACGACGCGCGTCGGCGCCGGCCCGTTCCCGACCGAGCTCTTCGACGACAACGGCGAGTTCCTGCGCGCCAACGGCTTCGAGTTCGGCACCACCACCGGGCGCCCGCGCCGCTGTGGCTGGTACGACGCCCCGATCGCGCGCTACACCGCGCGCATCAACGGCGTCACCGACTTCGTGCTCACCAAGCTCGACGTGCTCACCGGCCTGCCGACCATCCCGGTGTGCGTCGCCTACGACGTCGACGGTGTGCGCTTCGACGAGGTGCCCGTCTCGCAGTCGGACTTCCACCACGCCACCCCGATCTACGAGAACTTCCCCGGCTGGACGGAAGACCTCACCGGCGTGCGCAGCTTCGAGGAGCTGCCGAAGAACGCGCAGGACTACGTGCTCGCGATCGAGGCGATGAGCGGCTCGCGCATCTCGGCGATCGGCGTCGGCCCCGGCCGCGACGCGATCGTCGTGCGTCACGACCTGATCGACTAA